GACGGGGAGTGAATGGTCTGGTTTCATTGCTTCTGGGAGAAGGCCTCTGTCCTGGCCGGGGTCTGCTCTTTCTTTTGGAATCGCCGTAGAGTCAGACGGACCCGCGGCCCCGGTTCTTATGTCCTCTGAAATCTCCATCGTATCTTGGGATCCATGGCCTCCCGGATTCCATCCCCGAGCAGGTTAAACGCAAAAACCGACACAAAAATGGCCGCTCCTGAAAAGGTCGAGATCCACCACTGGTTCAGGAAGAAATCCCGTCCGTCGCTGACCATGACCCCCCAGTCTGCTGCGGGCGGTTGGGTTCCCAGACCCAGGAAACCGAGAGCCGAAAGGGAGAGAATAATATATCCCATATCGAGCGTCGCCTGGACAATGATCGGCGACAGGCAGTTGGGCAGGATGTGGCGGAACATGATGCGCCATCGGGAAGCCCCAATGGCTCTGGCAGACTCGACAAACTGCATCTCTTTGAGAGAGATCACCTGACTCCGGACGAGACGGGTGTACCAGGGCCACCAGGGTATGGAGATGGCAATCAGGGCATTGAGCAGGTTGGGCCCCAGGGATGCCACAATGGCAATGGCGAGAAGGAGCGATGGAAAAGCGAGAATCATGTCGGCCAGTCTCATGATGATCTCATCCACCTTTCCACCGGAGTAGCCGGCGAACAATCCGAGGGGGACACCAATGGCAATGACGATCAGGACCACGGCAACGGCGGCCTTCAATGAAATCCGCGCACCGAAAATGATACGGCTCAAGATATCCCGGCCAAGGTTGTCTGTTCCCAGAGGGTGCTTCAGGTTTGGAGCCACCAGTCTCTCTTTCAGGTTGGACATGCCCCTTCCCTGGTCCGGGTAGGGTGCCACATGGGGTGCGAGAAGGGCCGTTGCAACCAGAAGGATAATGATGCCCAGCCCAAAGGCGGTGAGCGGGTTCTTTAGAACCAGATTGATGCCCCGCCAGTAATCTCTGGCTCTCGTCAACCGGTTCTGCCTGTTTTTCTCGGTCTCCATGATCGTGATTTCCTGCTACCCAAGGCGGATGCGGGGATCGGCCACTGCAAGGAGCAGATCGACAACCAGGTTCACTACGACATAGAATATGGCGAGAAGAATCGTGACACCCATAATGATCGGATAATCGTTGAGAAAAATCGCGTTGACTGTGTATGTTCCCAGACCAGGCCAGAAGAAAATCAGCTCCACAAAGAACGTCCCT
This genomic interval from Deltaproteobacteria bacterium contains the following:
- a CDS encoding ABC transporter permease → METEKNRQNRLTRARDYWRGINLVLKNPLTAFGLGIIILLVATALLAPHVAPYPDQGRGMSNLKERLVAPNLKHPLGTDNLGRDILSRIIFGARISLKAAVAVVLIVIAIGVPLGLFAGYSGGKVDEIIMRLADMILAFPSLLLAIAIVASLGPNLLNALIAISIPWWPWYTRLVRSQVISLKEMQFVESARAIGASRWRIMFRHILPNCLSPIIVQATLDMGYIILSLSALGFLGLGTQPPAADWGVMVSDGRDFFLNQWWISTFSGAAIFVSVFAFNLLGDGIREAMDPKIRWRFQRT